AGCGGTGGTGAAATGTAAATGAGACACctgtaagtgctcagtaaatgacgACCATCACTATCTTGTGGAAGAGAACCAAAATGAGAGCTGTACAAGTTGCACAAATTCCTTGCCCCCAATACgtacaatacacacacacacacacacacacacaccccggtCTTGCAGCTGCAGCCAAAAGGACCATTCAAATATGTGCCAGATCATGTCATTCCTTGGGGCAAAGTCACCCAATGATCTGTCACTCAGAGTCAAAGCTGAGCCTTCATAGGCCCCGGGCCCTCGGCAGTCCgccccttttgtctctctctctgacctcatctgtCACCCTGCTCGCCCTCGCTCCCCACCTCCTGGCTGCTCCAGAACACGGAGGCACACTCCCACCCCGGGGCTCGGCGCTGccatcccctctgcctggaacacattTCCCGACACCTGTCTGCAGGGctcactccctctcctcctccccatctttgCTCAAATGCCTCCCCAGCCACCCTGTTTTAAATGgagccctccctccttctctctcttccttgcttTATTCCCCCATTGCCTGATCATGGCCTGACACACTGTGAAAGGCGTTTTGTTGATTATCTCCACTCGCAGGAATATCTGCTCCACAAAGGCAGGGGTGCTTTGTCTGTTCTGTTCACATTCGTAGGGCCTGGGCACACAAGTAGGGgcttaatgtttgttgaatgaatatccGAATGAAGGCGAGGACTGGTGCAGGTAAGGGGAGTGGGCCATGGCATGAAGTGCATCATCACTCTCCTCTTTTGCCAAGTGAAGGAGTTAGACTAGAACCCCGGGGGGGCGGCCTGAACCCATGGGAATGGTGCACATCATTGCGTGAGTTCCTGCCTCCATGCATTTTTCTGGGTTGAGGATCCCTAGCTTCTTGCAGACATTTAACAGAGCCTGTGATGGCCCCCAGAGAAGCCAAGTCCTCACCCTGCTCTGATATTTCGTGGTTGGCTCTAATAGGCTCAAATCCCTGCTTTCTAAGAACCCACAATGCTAACGTTCCTTGATCTCGTTCAGGTCTCCGCAGCCACAGCGGTCCCGTCCCCAAAAGGGGCAGGGGAACCAGAGGGGGCCTTGGCGGGGTCAGCATGGCGGGGGCAGGGGTGCCCACGGGGCACGGGAGCGGAGACGAAGGAGACCTCTATATCACATgtgctgttttcttccttttatttaaaaagaaaatagatttaaagCAAGTATGACAAATGCGAGTCACTGTCGATGCTGGATACGGGGCACAGGGGTTTTTTTATCACAGAGAGCTTTGTGCCTTTTCTGTATTtcaaaaatttccttaaaaagtaCAGATTTGGAGGTGGGCAGGATGGTTACAGCTCATGATTAGGAATGAAGAGGCCGTTTCTGGGGGCCCGAGGGACACGTACTTGGGGCATTTTTCCTTGTTGGGGGGCCGAGGGGATGGCGGGGTCTGGGCCCAtccctggggctgtgggagccccCTGTCCTCCCCTCCTACCCCCCTCCCGGGTCTCAGTTTCCTGCCTTCCTGAGGAGGAGGGAAATGCTGAGAGGCCCCGTGCTGGGGGTGAAGTTAATTCATTAGCGATGCCTCGACAAGGACTGGGCGCCTGCGGTGCCAGCATGATTCATCAACACGATTGCCCTGCTGCCAGCCTGCGTGGGCCCGGAACGCCAGCACATTTTCCCTTTACCCACTGAGAAGGGCCTGGTGGGAGGCGAAGGTACAGGAGCTACGGGGAGCAAGGAAAGGACTCGGAGAAAGAAGAGGGCTGGGCCCCTGTGCCCTTGAACCCAGGAAGCTCTGCCAGGCTGGTGCTGGAGTTGCAGGGGCTGGTGGGGCTCCTGCCTGGGCCGGCAGAGCCCAGGAGGGCTGCCTGGTGCTGGAGCATGTGGTGAGGGGGTACTGGTTGGGTTCCCTCCTCCAGAGCGAATGTTCCCTCGGAGGGGGGGGAATGACTTGGGGgcggcagggggtgggggtgggggaggcgctCATGCTCATCCATCAGCCTCCCTGGGTTTTCCTCAACTTGCTGGTCTCTGAGGTAAGAAGTTCTCCCAAATGAGCGGAAGGGAGAGAGCTGGACTGGGGCTTAGGTGAGGTCTGGAAGGAGGTGGAAGACCCTCTGGCTGAGCTCAGAAGCCTCCTACACCCCAGGTCTGGCGTCTGGGCTCCACTTATTCTCTGCCTGGGTCCCCTACCTCAGCCTGGAGTGTCATCCGCATCTTGTCAGTCTCCCTCCCAGTACAGGGATCTGAGGCCGGCTCCTGGCTCAGAGCAATACCTGCTTCTGGGTCCCCCATCACCTGCTCACCCCATGCCGCTCCTTGCCTCATGACGACTGCTAGGGTTCTGCCCTTCCGTTCCTTTATCCAACGCAGGGGGTTTCcgagcaaaagaagccaggagCAAAAAAAGTACACACTGcataatttcatttatgtgaaattccagaacaggcaaaactgATCCATGAGGGCGGAGGTCAGGACCATGGCGGCCTCTGGGAGGTGGGAGTGACCGGAAGAGGCACACGAGCGAACCCTGAGTGCCGGAAATATTACAGTTGTCAGAGCGCAACAACCTGTAACAAcgatctgtgcatttcactgtatgtgAAGTTTGCCTccgttttaaaaaatgttaaaaattttcaTTGAATACCTACTACGTGCCCGCACCTGGGGCGACAGGGAAGCAGACAAACCCGCCTGCCCCTCGGAGCTTACATTACAGAGGGGGTGGTTCCCACCCTCAGGTTGCAGTGTCACTGCTctcggccctggggctggccacCCTCTTAGCAggcagtgggggtgggtgggggtgggtcaAAGGGCAGGATGCTGTCTGGAGGTCTGCCTGTCCAGTCAGTTCCCTGGGTCACACCAGCCAGGTTCAAGGGGAGACATGGAGCCTGCAGACTGGGCTGCCAGGCTGTAACCTCTACTCACTGTGTGCCCTTCAGCGGCTTGCCTAATCCCTCTGGGGccactttcctcatctttcacaTGGGATTAATAATGCTTTCTGTATAGTTTTGTCATGAGAGTTAAAGGTTCCATTGTGAGCAAATTCATTGCCAGAGGTGGAGCCATCAATGTTTCCATTTATTGGTGTGGTCCATGGAAAAGGGCAGAGGCTCGAgagggtgaccttgggcaagtcacccagCTCAATcgaacctctcagagcctcagtttctccatctttaaaattgGAGTAATGAGGGTACCTATCTTCTAGGTGTGTGGCAAGAGTTCAGTGTGATGCTCTCAGCACAGCGCTGGGCACGGGGCAGCCTCACAATAACCGAGAGAGTGTGCCAGGAGCTCAGGCTGGAGGGTCTGAACTGgcggggagagggcaggggctaACACTGTTGGCAGGAGCATGCGTGAGAGGAAGGGTCCCCAAATAAGAGCGGTCATCATTGGTGGCGCTCCCGTGTCCCAGTCCTCTGCCCACTGCAGCCACAGACAGACCTTGAGCATAGCTGGAGGGACGTGGCACGAGACAGGGGTGTGACCGCACTAGCGAGAAACCTGTTGTGCAACGAGGGTGCccgaggaggggagggggacggAGCCAACTCCTGGGTCTCCGCAAATCCTCACACGTGACCCACCTTGAAAAGGGCCAGGAAGGAACACTGTTGCGGGTTACTAAAGTGACCCCAGCGAGGGGTCGCATGCCGCTGGACAGGAATGGTCTGCAGTAACCGCGCCCCTCAGTCCCTCCTCGAGAGCCACTTGTCCAGACTCCTGGGTCGTGGGCCGGCGTTTCCTCggtcctcttttccttctccttggaCTCGCTGCTCTGAGCGCACACAACCAGACACCAAACGGCTCGCTGTGGCCGGAAGTGTAGACAGCATCGGACGTCGGGTCTGTGTTGGCACAGTGCCAGGCTTGCGGGGCGTGGACTTTGGGTTCCCTTGGCGCGCTCTGGTTCCCTGGCGGGTCGGATGGGCTGGCGGGGGGCGGGCCTGGAGGCTGGGACCCCGATCGGTTGGCaccctggccccgccccgccccgccctccatCCGCCTCATTGGCAGCCGCACGCGCGTCGGGGGTTGCCAGGGTGACGAGTCCCTAAGCGGCGAGTCAGCGCCAACCCGAGCCAGTCGGCCTCCGGCAGAGAGAACGGGGGAGGCCGGAGGGCGGGCGGCCGAGCGcggcgcgcggcggcgcggccccAAGCGGGCGCCTCCTCTCGGTCCGGCACGGCCCCCCTCCCGGCGCAGGGGCAGGCCCGGGCGGGGGGCCCCGGAGCCGGCGCGGCCTCGGCCCCGTCGGGGAGGCCGGGGGGCGGCCAGGGCGGGGCGatgccgggcggcggcggcggcggcccctgCCGGGGCCCGTGACCATGGGCATCGCCGAGTCCACGCCGGACGAGCTGCCGTCGGACGCGGAGGAGCAGCTGCGCAGCGGCGATCAGCAGCTGGAGCTGAGCGGGAGGCGGCTGCGGCGGCTGCCCAGCGCCGTGTGCGCGCTGAGCCGCCTGCAGAAGCTGTACGTGAGCGGCACGGGGCTGCGCGAGCTGCCCGAGGAGATCGAGGAGCTGCGCGAGCTGCGCATCCTGGCGCTCGACTTCAACAAACTCGAGCGCCTGCCCGACGGCCTGTGTCGCCTGCCGCGCCTCACGCGCCTCTACCTGGGCGGCAACAGGCTGCTGGCGCTGCCCGCCGACTTCGCGCAGCTGCAGAGCCTGCGCTGCCTCTGGATCGAGGGCAACTTCCTGCGGCGCTTCCCGCGGCCGCTGCTGCGCCTGGTGGCGCTACAGTCGCTGCAGATGGGCGATAACCGGCTGCGCGCGCTGCCCGCCGAGCTGCCGCGCATGACGGGCCTGCGTGGCCTCTGGCTCTACGGGAACCGCTTCGAGGAGTTCCCGCCCGCGCTGCTGCGCATGGGCCGCCTGCACATCCTCGACCTGGACCGCAACCGCCTGGGCGGCTTCCCCGACCTGCACCCGCTGCGCGCCCTGCGCGTCTTTTCCTACGACCACAACCCGGTGACCGGGCCCCCGCGCGTCGCTGACACCGTCTTCCTCGTGGGCGAGGGCGCCGTCGAGCGCATGGCCGAGCGCGACGAGCCCACGCCCCGGCCGCCGCCCCGGCGCCCAGCGCGAGCCtttgaggatgaggaggaagaagactTGCTCATAGGGGGCGGGGGCTCCCGGGCTCTGGGGTCCCCCAGAGGCAGCCTCCGTGCCCTGGAAGCCGCTCCAGGACTGGGCACCTGAGCCTATGCTCTGGGTGATGGACTTTGGCCACTTTGGGAGGAGGGGCTCTGGGAATGGCTGTGGGACCGGTGGACCCCGACTTGGGGCAGAGGAGTGACCACTTTGGGCCAGCTGCTGGTGACACGTAGGCCTGGGGGCCGTCTTCCCAGGTAGTAAGAAGACTGCCTCCTGGCTGATCCCTGGGCAGTCATCAGACCAAGAAGTCCCAGCTCCATTCAGTCCCCTTTAGCCCTGTCTAGTCTCTGATAGAGTCTCTGACACTACAACAGAGGTGCCAGCTTCCTCCTGGAACCAGAGTCCCCGCTGTCTGGCGTCACCACCTCGGCTGAGCCTGGATGGCTGGGCTGCCCACCAACCTCCCTCCTCCTGGAGTTTGGATCTCCTAGAACCACCCTTTCTGGTGCAGGAACCACTACCTCTGGGTGGACCAATGTCTGTGGGAGGCAGCACTGCCCTTGGAGGAGGCCCTGGCCCAGGGCCAGGGGCTTGGAGCTGGGGCCGGTGCCCAGGACAGAAATGGTAAACTGAGGTTGGGGTCCTAACACTGCAGCTGCCCTTGCCTCTCCGCATACCTTGCCATACAtacctccctccccagggcccctaaaatttgtatggggAAGTGGTGGTGGGGGGTGCTCAGAAGGCAAAGTCTCTGATACCGCCATTCTGTTCTCTTCTCCCAGCTGGTGCCTGGAATCTTGCTGGGAGCAcactctcccttccccacagcctGAGCCTTCCAGCTGTCAAGTTTGAAAAGAAGCCACTGTGCCTCTAGGGCCTGCTGCACCCAAGAGAGAGGCTGCTCTACACCTCTCCCACTGCCTGCACTCTCCATTCCCTTAAATGGGCACCGTCAGTGGCTGGCACGGCGCGGGGCACGGACGAGCATGGTGTGCCTCCACTCcgtcaccagggacagcctcaagggggtgaggagtggggccTCGCTCTGCAATTCCCAGGGCCAGATCTTTCCCATCCAAGCAATAATGGGAGgagggagccagggctggggacaCTCAGGGACACTGTCAGGGGCAGGGACCCCACATGGTAATGttttctttaggaagaaaaaaaaaaaactggctgtaaacataaattatatttcttggaGAAAGAATGTGCGTTTCCCACATGGCTGTTTATTTATAAGCCCTGGGATCACCGGGTCCCATCGCTGTGGGGACCCTGGACTCCCTCTGGCACTGCCCTCTGTCCATGTGCCCCAGCTCTGCGTCAGGCTGGCCCCGGCCAACTGTCGTGTCCTGTCTCGGGAACAAGTGATTGTCCTCAGTCACAAATGGCTTTGGCTGCACAAGGCTGgttttgctttatcttt
This sequence is a window from Equus caballus isolate H_3958 breed thoroughbred chromosome 12, TB-T2T, whole genome shotgun sequence. Protein-coding genes within it:
- the LRRC10B gene encoding leucine-rich repeat-containing protein 10B, whose translation is MGIAESTPDELPSDAEEQLRSGDQQLELSGRRLRRLPSAVCALSRLQKLYVSGTGLRELPEEIEELRELRILALDFNKLERLPDGLCRLPRLTRLYLGGNRLLALPADFAQLQSLRCLWIEGNFLRRFPRPLLRLVALQSLQMGDNRLRALPAELPRMTGLRGLWLYGNRFEEFPPALLRMGRLHILDLDRNRLGGFPDLHPLRALRVFSYDHNPVTGPPRVADTVFLVGEGAVERMAERDEPTPRPPPRRPARAFEDEEEEDLLIGGGGSRALGSPRGSLRALEAAPGLGT